The Streptomyces lienomycini sequence TGCCGCGGCCGATCGCGGCGAGCAGGCCGATCTGCGGCGGGCCGAGTACGGTGCCGGCCGCCAGGGCGCGGTCGCCGGAGCGGACGTCGCTGCCCTTGGCGCGTACGTGCGCGCGTGCCTCGGCGGGCCGGTACACGTGCACGCGGCCCTCGGCGCCCTCCGGGGCCAGGCTGCGGGCGCGCATGCCCGACACCGGGCCCTCGCCGAGCCCGCCGTCGGTCCACTCGACGGGGACGACGGCCTCCGCGCCGGGCGGGAGCGGGGCACCGGTCATGATGCGTGCGGCCTGGCCGGGTCCGACGGTGATCGGGTCGGCCTGGCCCGCGGCGACGTCGCCGACGACCTCCAGGACGGCGGGGAACTCCTCGCTCGCGCCGGCGACGTCGGTGACCCGCACCGCGTACCCGTCCATGGAGCTGTTGTCGAACGGCGGCAGGGACAACGGCACCGTGATGTCGTCGACCAGGACGCAGCCCTGGGCGTCGAGCAGGTTCAGCTCGATCGGGTCCAGGGGGCGGACGGTCGCGAGGACGTCGTCCATGTGGTCCTGCACCGACCACAGCCGGTCCGGGCCGGAGCCCGCGGTGGCGTGGTCGGGGCCGGTGTCACGGTGCGCGCTGCTGCTCAACGTCCTTACATCTCCTCGGCTACGTAACTGCGGAGCCAGGTCCGGAAGTCCGGTCCCAGGTCTTCACGTTCGCATGCGAGTCGGACAATGGCACGCAGGTAGTCGCCGCGGTCGCCGGTGTCATAGCGGCGGCCCTTGAAGACGACGCCGTGCACCGGGCCGCCCACGGACTCGTCCTCGGCGAGCTGCTGGAGCGCGTCGGTCAGCTGGATCTCGCCGCCGCGGCCGGGCTCGGTCTTGCGGAGTATGTCGAAGATGTGCGGGTCGAGGACGTAGCGGCCGATGATGGCGTAGTTGGACGGGGCGTCGGCCGCGTCCGGCTTCTCGACCAGACCGTCGATCTTGACGACGTCGCTGTCCTCGGTGGTCTCCACGGCCGCGCAACCGTAGAGGTGGATCTGCTCCGGCGCGACCTCCATGAGGGCGATCACACTGCCGCCGTACTGCTCCTGGACCTCGATCATGCGCTGGAGCAGGGGGTCGCGCGGGTCGATCAGGTCGTCGCCGAGCAGGACCGCGAAGGGCTCGTCGCCCACGTGCGGGGCGGCGCACAGCACGGCGTGGCCGAGGCCCTTGGGGTCGCCCTGGCGGACGTAGTGGATCATCGCGAGGTCGCTGGACTCCTGGACCTTGGCCAGCCGGCTCGCGTCGCCCTTCTTCTGGAGGGCCGACTCCAGTTCGTAGTTGCGGTCGAAGTGGTCCTCGAGGGGGCGCTTGTTGCGGCCGGTGACCATGAGGACGTCGCCGAGGCCGGCGGTGACGGCCTCTTCGACCACGTACTGGATCGCCGGCTTGTCGACGACCGGCAGCATCTCCTTGGGAGTGGCTTTGGTGGCCGGCAGGAACCGGGTTCCGAGCCCGGCCGCGGGGATGACAGCCTTGCTGATCCTGGGGTGGGACTGAGTCATGCGCGCCACCATATCCGGTGCCTATGGGGAGAATCTGTGGCGCCTGAGCCACAGTGCTCATATGAGCACATCAGAGCGGTACGGGAGTGACCATTGCCTCACATCGGCCCTGCGGACGGCCCCGGCAAGCGTGCCTTGCGACGGGATTTCCTCGACGCGCGGAACAGACTGACAGCGGATGACGTGCGGGAAGCCGCGGACGCGCTGGCCGGGCGGGCGCTCGGACTGCCGGAGGTGGCGGGGGCGCACACCGTGGCGGCGTATGTCTCCGTGGGCGCCGAGCCGGGTACCTTCGCGCTCCTCGACGCGCTGCGCGCGCGGGGGGTGCGCGTGCTGCTGCCCGCACTGCGGCCGGACAACGACCTCGACTGGGGCGAGTACGCCGGAGAGGGCTCCCTCGCGCGCGTGCGGCACGGCGGGCGGATGGAGCTGTTCGAGCCCGCGGGTGAGCGTCTGGGGCCGGACGCGGTGACGCGGGCCGGCGTCGTGCTGCTGCCGGGGGTGGCGGTGGACGCGCGCGGACTGCGGCTGGGCCGCGGCGGCGGATCGTACGACCGGGTGCTCGCGCGTCTGGAGCGCGCGGGCGCGCGTCCCGCGCTGCTGGTGCTGCTGTACGACCGGGAGGTCGTCGCGCACGTCCCCGCGGAGCCGCACGACCGGCCGGTGGACGCGGTGGTGACGCCGTCGGGGGTGCGCAGGTTCCGTTGACGGGAATGGCCTCCACGCGCGCGTGGAGGCCATTCCCGTCAACGGGTGCGGATGCGGATGCGGGCGCCGGCTAGGGCTTGAGCACCAGCGTGTCGCTCGTGTTCTCGTCGACCGCCTTCTTCGAGAAGGACCACGTCAGCAGCTCGCCGTCGGCCCACTTGTCGGTCTGGTCGGTGTAGTGGGCGCTGTAGGCGTGTCCGGAGGCGCCGGTGAGGTTGATCCAGCGGGACTTGTCGAGGTCGCCGAGGTTGACCACCATCCGCATGGAGGGCACCCAGATCACCCCGTAGCCGCCGGCCGCGTTCCAGCCGGAGGCGTTGACCGCGGCCTCGCCGCCGCTGAGCTTCCAGGGGCCGCGGTTGAGGGCGTACTTCAGGAAGCCGGGGCCCTCGGTGCCCAGGGTCTGGTTCTTCAGGAACAGGCGGTGCAGCCGGCCCCAGCTCCAGGTGTCGATGTCCTTGCCGAGCTTGGCGGTCAGCTCCCAGCGGGCGTCGACCATGGCGCGCTTGAACAGGTCGTCGCGGTTGCGGTCGGCGCCCTTGCGGGTTCCGTTGGCGGGCGTCGTCCACCAGTCGCTCTTCGGGTCCTGCATCAGGGTGCGGACCACCTCGAACCAGCGGTCGCCGCCGTCCGGCTGCGCCTGGTCGGCCTCCCGCTGGCCGCACTCGTAGACCTTGTTCGTCTCGTCCGCGGGGCCGGTGGTGTTGACCGGGTCGACCCACAGGCACTGGCCCTTGACCCGCAGCTCCTTGGGGAGCTTGTTGCCGAAGGCGAGCTTGAGGATGTTGCGCCAGACGGCGTTGAAGTAGGCGGCGGCCGCCGAGTCGGCGTCCTGGGTGTAGTCCCAGCCCTCCAGCAGCTTCTGCGCCTCGCGGACGTCCTTGTCGTCGACGTCGATCTTCAGCAGCTGGGGCACGAGCAGCTTGGCCATCTCGCTGCTGTTGTCCAGCTGCATCTGGCGCATGTCGTCCGTGGAGATCTTGCCGCCGTCCTTGATCTTCTGCTCGATCAGGGAGGTGATGCGCTGACTGCGGGTGCCGTAGCCCCAGTCGGTGGTGAGCGTGTACGGGTACGCGTCCTCGTCGACGACGGCCTGGTTGGCGGTCACGATGTAGCCGCGCTCGGGGTCGTACTCGTAGGGCAGCTCGTCCTGGTCGATGTACTCGCCGCTCCAGCGGAACTTCGGGTCCCAGCCCGGCACCGGGACCGAGCCGTCGTGGCCCTTGGCGCGCACCGGGATCCGGCCGGGCAGCGTGTAGCCGATGTGCTCGTCGTCGGCGTAGACCAGGTTCTGCGAGGGCACGTCGAAGAGTGCGGCGGCCTCGCGGAAGTCGTCCCAGTTCTGCGCCCGGTCGATCGCGAAGACGGCGTCCATGGTGGTGCCCGCCTCGAGCGCGGTCCAGCGCAGGGCCACTCCGTAGCCGTCGCCGCGGTCGGGGGCGGCGGTCTCGACGGTGGCCTTCTTGCCGGTCTTCACCAGTTCGTCGTCGCGGTCGGAGAGCAGCGGACCGTTGTTGGTCTCGCGGACGACGATCTTCTTGGAGTCGCCGCCGGCGACCTTGATGGTCTCCTCGCGCGCCTCGAAGGGGACCACCTTGCCGTCGTACTGGTAGCCCTCGCCGGTGATCTTCTCCAGGTACAGGTCGGTGACGTCGGCGCCGGAGTTGGTCAGGCCCCAGGCGATCTCCTGGTTGTGGCCGATGACCACGCCGGGCATGCCCGCGAAGGTGTAACCCGCGACGTCGTACTGGCACTTCGCGGAGACGGTGCGGCAGTGCAGGCCCATCTGGTACCAGACGGACGGCAGGGACGGCGACAGGTGCGGGTCGTTGGCCAGCAGCGGCTTGCCGGTGATGGTGTGCTTGCCGGACACCACCCAGGAGTTGGAGCCGATGCCGTTGCCGTTCACACCGACGGCGGTGGGGACGTCGTCCAGGACGTCCTGGAGGCTCGCGAGCTGACCCTGCAGCGCGCTGCCGCTGCCGCTGCCCGTCCCGGTGCCGGTGCCGGTGCCCGTACCGGAGCCGTCGCTGTCGCTGTCGCCTTCTCCGTCACCGCCGGACGCGCCGCCGCCGTCGAACGTCTCGGTGGCCTCGTCGTACTCGCCCTCCTGCACGATCGCCTTGTTCCGGTCGTACGGGTACGCCGGGTACAGGTCGGCGACCTGCTTGGGGCCGAGGCGGCTGGTCATCAGGGCGCGGTCCACCTCGTCCTGCATGTTGCCGCGCAGGTCCCAGGCCATCGCCTTGAGCCAGGCCACCGAGTCGACCGGGGTCCACTCCTGGGGCTTGTAGTCGTTGGTGAAGCCGAGGGCGGCGTACTCCAGGGAGATGTCCGCGCCGTCCTTGCCCTTCAGGTAGGCGTTGACGCCCTTGGCGTACGCCTGGAGGTACTTCTTCGTGGAGTCCGACAGCTTCTCGTCGTACTCCTTCTTCGCCACCCGGTGCCAGCCCAGGGTGCGCAGGAACTCGTCGTTGTCGATCTGGCTCTTGCCGAACATCTCCGACAGGCGCCCGGCGGTCATGTGCCGGCGCACGTCCATCTCGTAGAACCGGTCCTGCGCCTGGACGTAGCCCTGCGCCATGAACAGGTCCTCCTCCGAGGAGGCGTAGACCTGCGGGATGCCGTACCCGTCGCGCTTGACGTCGACCGGACCCGACAGGCCGTCGAGCGTGATCGAGCCCTTGGTCTGCGGGAAGGACGCGCGGACGGTGCTGACCGACCAGTACCCGCCGTAGGCGAGACCGCCGATGACGGCCAGGACCAGCACGACGACGAGCAGGCGGCCCTTGCGACCCTTGCGCCCCTTCTTCCGGCCGGACGTGCCGGACTGCTGACCCGTGGAGGCGGTGGTGGTGGGGGGCATCGCTGTCCTTGCTGTCCTAACACGAGCGGCAGGGGCGGGCTGTGCTTCGTACTGAGGCCGAGCGCTGAGCGCCGAGCGCTGGAGCAACTGTAGGCGCAGGCCCGGCTGTCCCTTGACCCGGAGTCGGGTACGGGGACGCACGAGCGTTCGATCTTGCCAAGCCGAGCGTCAAGAAAGCGTCAAGAGTTAGGTAAGGTAACGAAGTAGTTGCCCGCAAAGTCCGACGGATTCGTGTGCCATGGGAGTGCGATGCGCACTCCGCGACGCAACGCGACGCGAGGCGCCTCGTCCGGCCTCGCCTCGCCTCGCCCGCGCTGTGATCCGTGCTGTGCGCCAGGGAAGGGAACGGCCGCTGACTGTCCACCACCTCAACCAGCTCCTGCTCGTCTGCTCGCTCGTCCTGCTCATCGCCGTGGCGGCGGTCCGGATCTCCTCGCGCAGCGGGCTCCCCAGCCTGCTCGTCTACCTGGCCATCGGCGTCGCCATGGGCCAGGACGGCATCGGCGACATCAAGTTCGACAACGCCGAACTCGTCCAGGTCATCGGGTACGCCGCCCTCGTCGTGATCCTGGCCGAGGGCGGACTCGGCACGAAGTGGAAGGAGGCGAAACCGGCCCTCCCGGCCGCCTCCGCACTCGCGCTGGCCGGAGTCGCGGTGAGCGTCGGCGTGACCGCGGCGGGCGCCCACTACCTGACCGGGCTGGAGTGGCGGCAGGCACTGATCGTCGGGGCCGTGGTCTCCTCCACGGACGCCGCGGCCGTCTTCTCCGTGCTGCGCCGGATCCCGCTGCCCAAGCGGATAACGGGCACGCTGGAGGCCGAGTCCGGCTTCAACGACGCCCCCGTGGTCATCCTCGTGGTCGCCTTCTCCACGGCCGGCCCCATCGAGCACTGGTACGTGCTGCTCGGCGAGATCGCCCTGGAACTGGCCATCGGCGCCGCCATCGGACTCGCGGTCGGCTGGCTGGGATCGTGGGGGCTGAGGCACGTGGCGCTGCCCGCCTCCGGCCTCTACCCCATCGCCGTGCTCTCCATCGCCATCGCCGCCTACGCGGCCGGCGCGATGGCCCACGGCAGCGGCTTCCTGGCCGTCTACCTCGCCTCGATGGTCATGGGCAACGCACGACTGCCGCACTGGCCCGCCACCCGGGGGTTCGCCGACGGACTCGGCTGGCTCGCCCAGATCGGCATGTTCGTCCTGCTCGGCCTGCTGGTCACCCCGCACGAACTGGGCGACGACATCCTGCCCGCCCTGGTCATCGGCCTGGTCCTCACCATGGTGGCGCGACCGCTGAGCGTCGTGCTGTGCCTGGTGCCCTTCCGGGTGCCGTGGCAGGAACAGGCCCTGATGTCGTGGGCCGGGCTGCGCGGGGCGGTGCCCATCATCCTGGCGACGATCCCCATGGTGGAGGGCGTCACGGGCAGCCGCCGCATCTTCAACATCGTCTTCGTACTGGTCGTCGTCTACACCCTGGTCCAGGGGCCGACGCTGCCCTGGATGGCCCGCGTGCTGCGCCTGGGCAAGGGGGACGAGGCCGCCGACCTCGGCATCGAGTCGGCGCCCCTGGAGCGGCTTCGCGGGCACCTGCTGTCCGTGACGATCCCCGAGGGCTCCCGGATGCACGGGGTGGAGGTCAGCGAGCTGCGGCTGCCGACCGGGTCCGCCGTCACCCTGGTCGTCCGCGACGGGACGTCCTTCGTACCGCTGCCCTCGACGGGACTGCGACGCGGGGACGAACTGCTCGTGGTCGCCACCGACCCCGTCCGGGACGCCGCCGAGGCGCGGCTGCGCGCGGTCGGCCACGGAGGCAAGCTGGCCGGCTGGCTGGGCACCGCGGGCACCGAGGGCGCCCGCGGCCATCACAGGTGAGCGCGTGAGGGGTGCTCCCTTTCACAGGCCGCGCCCCTCACGCCCCTGTACGATGAAGGCCGCACCTGATCGAACCACCTCTGTCTGAAGCAGAGCTGGCGCGACCGTATGGCGGCCGGATCGCCCCCTCATCCACGCGGGCTCCGGCATCTACCGCAGTCCGCGCGAGTGGACAGCTCTCGGCGCTCCCGCACGACGACCACCACAGAACGGGACCGCGCTACCAGGCGGCAGAAAGGCACGGGCCGTGGCATCCACGGTCACCCGTCCGGGATACGGGCAGCTGCTGCGCACCCGCGGCGCCTGGACGTTCCTCCTCCCCGGCTTCGCGGCACGCCAGCCGTTCGCCATGCTGACGCTCTCCATCGTGCTGCTGGTGCAGCACACCACCGGCTCCTACGGCGTCGCGGGCGCCGTCGCGGCCGTCACCGGTGTCT is a genomic window containing:
- a CDS encoding penicillin acylase family protein, with amino-acid sequence MPPTTTASTGQQSGTSGRKKGRKGRKGRLLVVVLVLAVIGGLAYGGYWSVSTVRASFPQTKGSITLDGLSGPVDVKRDGYGIPQVYASSEEDLFMAQGYVQAQDRFYEMDVRRHMTAGRLSEMFGKSQIDNDEFLRTLGWHRVAKKEYDEKLSDSTKKYLQAYAKGVNAYLKGKDGADISLEYAALGFTNDYKPQEWTPVDSVAWLKAMAWDLRGNMQDEVDRALMTSRLGPKQVADLYPAYPYDRNKAIVQEGEYDEATETFDGGGASGGDGEGDSDSDGSGTGTGTGTGTGSGSGSALQGQLASLQDVLDDVPTAVGVNGNGIGSNSWVVSGKHTITGKPLLANDPHLSPSLPSVWYQMGLHCRTVSAKCQYDVAGYTFAGMPGVVIGHNQEIAWGLTNSGADVTDLYLEKITGEGYQYDGKVVPFEAREETIKVAGGDSKKIVVRETNNGPLLSDRDDELVKTGKKATVETAAPDRGDGYGVALRWTALEAGTTMDAVFAIDRAQNWDDFREAAALFDVPSQNLVYADDEHIGYTLPGRIPVRAKGHDGSVPVPGWDPKFRWSGEYIDQDELPYEYDPERGYIVTANQAVVDEDAYPYTLTTDWGYGTRSQRITSLIEQKIKDGGKISTDDMRQMQLDNSSEMAKLLVPQLLKIDVDDKDVREAQKLLEGWDYTQDADSAAAAYFNAVWRNILKLAFGNKLPKELRVKGQCLWVDPVNTTGPADETNKVYECGQREADQAQPDGGDRWFEVVRTLMQDPKSDWWTTPANGTRKGADRNRDDLFKRAMVDARWELTAKLGKDIDTWSWGRLHRLFLKNQTLGTEGPGFLKYALNRGPWKLSGGEAAVNASGWNAAGGYGVIWVPSMRMVVNLGDLDKSRWINLTGASGHAYSAHYTDQTDKWADGELLTWSFSKKAVDENTSDTLVLKP
- a CDS encoding potassium/proton antiporter; protein product: MRQGRERPLTVHHLNQLLLVCSLVLLIAVAAVRISSRSGLPSLLVYLAIGVAMGQDGIGDIKFDNAELVQVIGYAALVVILAEGGLGTKWKEAKPALPAASALALAGVAVSVGVTAAGAHYLTGLEWRQALIVGAVVSSTDAAAVFSVLRRIPLPKRITGTLEAESGFNDAPVVILVVAFSTAGPIEHWYVLLGEIALELAIGAAIGLAVGWLGSWGLRHVALPASGLYPIAVLSIAIAAYAAGAMAHGSGFLAVYLASMVMGNARLPHWPATRGFADGLGWLAQIGMFVLLGLLVTPHELGDDILPALVIGLVLTMVARPLSVVLCLVPFRVPWQEQALMSWAGLRGAVPIILATIPMVEGVTGSRRIFNIVFVLVVVYTLVQGPTLPWMARVLRLGKGDEAADLGIESAPLERLRGHLLSVTIPEGSRMHGVEVSELRLPTGSAVTLVVRDGTSFVPLPSTGLRRGDELLVVATDPVRDAAEARLRAVGHGGKLAGWLGTAGTEGARGHHR
- a CDS encoding 5-formyltetrahydrofolate cyclo-ligase, whose translation is MPHIGPADGPGKRALRRDFLDARNRLTADDVREAADALAGRALGLPEVAGAHTVAAYVSVGAEPGTFALLDALRARGVRVLLPALRPDNDLDWGEYAGEGSLARVRHGGRMELFEPAGERLGPDAVTRAGVVLLPGVAVDARGLRLGRGGGSYDRVLARLERAGARPALLVLLYDREVVAHVPAEPHDRPVDAVVTPSGVRRFR
- the galU gene encoding UTP--glucose-1-phosphate uridylyltransferase GalU encodes the protein MTQSHPRISKAVIPAAGLGTRFLPATKATPKEMLPVVDKPAIQYVVEEAVTAGLGDVLMVTGRNKRPLEDHFDRNYELESALQKKGDASRLAKVQESSDLAMIHYVRQGDPKGLGHAVLCAAPHVGDEPFAVLLGDDLIDPRDPLLQRMIEVQEQYGGSVIALMEVAPEQIHLYGCAAVETTEDSDVVKIDGLVEKPDAADAPSNYAIIGRYVLDPHIFDILRKTEPGRGGEIQLTDALQQLAEDESVGGPVHGVVFKGRRYDTGDRGDYLRAIVRLACEREDLGPDFRTWLRSYVAEEM